In the genome of Harpia harpyja isolate bHarHar1 chromosome 8, bHarHar1 primary haplotype, whole genome shotgun sequence, the window TATTTATTGTGACTGTATGTGGTAAAAGTATGACTGCTTGTACTTACCAATGTACTTGTATGTTTTTCCGAGTTTTACCAGATGTGTCAGCGACTGTTCTACTATAGCAGCAGTCCACTGGTTGACTTTGTTGTGATTATAATCTGCCTTGCCTAAAACACTTTCTATGCActaaaatagaggggaaaaaaaatagttacagTAAACATACTTCAAAACGTAGAGGTTTAAAATGTCTTGCATAATCTGAGGAATTTTATCTGGCAATTGGATTACTTTAAATCACTTGAGCTCATCAGTATCAGTTGCtgaatgggaagaaaaatgatCCATCTCAGAAACTTATTTTTAGTACATATTTACCACATtattacacagagaaaaatgagGCTCTGAGTGAACATTTCTTGTAGGAAAGACCTTAGCCATACGCTTTAAGTACCAAGTTTTAAGTGAATGGATCTATTTACCAGTGAAAATACTAGCACATCCCACTGTTCCTAATGACTGCCTACTCCAGCTTGGCTTTCCAAAGCTACTGTAATGGAAATGGTACTACTCAAATCAATAATGTCAGCTTAGGCTGGCCAACCTTTCGGAGCCTGCAAGCAATATACCAAAATCTTCAGAGCTAGAGCGACAACAGTGAAATGCATACCCTAGCTTAAAAGATGAGGAAGATATGAAAGAGAGAGATACTCAAGGGTCATATCTTGCAGCACAAGAAGTATCTGAACTGCTGAAAATTGCATGTTCTCCCACAGCTACAGATTGGCCAACCcttatttaaacttaaaaatgaCTGAACAGAAAGTCTCCTCTCAAACTGTAACTCTTAAACTGCATTCTCATGTGCTGATGGATACTTCTTAAAATTGAGAAATTCAGTTAAGAAGTGCTTACCTGGAAAAGgtaagtaaaataaaaccatGTTCTCCTCTGATTCAGTAAGATGAATCCCACGCACTAACCACCCACTAACAGGCTGCGTAAGAGACTTGTGCCCCAGATCTTAAAAAGCCCGATTAGTTCTGACCACAGTGTATAAAGCTGGACGAAGGACTCAATGGGAACAAACATtcacaaaacagaacagaagacCAAAGAGGGACAACAAGATCCCTCAGGGATTTTGGTCCTTCCAGAAATGTACCCAGTGGTAGAGCTCCTCAGCTCTGGTTAAGCTTTCAATCGGAGGCAGAAATGCTTGGCTTTACTCCCAGCGTCTGCAGACTCTGTCATACCGTATTTGACCTTTCAAGGCAGGGACGGTTACATAAAGGGTTGAATTGTTGTTTATCTGACGCCCAAGAGCTTGCTGTTGTGTACTGGAGCAGTTCTGAAAGTGCAGTCCTTTCCCTTCCTGACAGGGCAGGTGGGAAAGGACCTGCAGAGCACCTCTAGGAATTCCTTGCTCAGAATGGTATTTCCCTGCAAAACCTGACAGCATCTGTATGCCACAGGCTCTTCATTAATCACTTTCCAGTTACTAGGTATTTAATTTAGACCATCAGGCTACTCACTTTCAGCCTGCTCTTTTTgtgtaaaaattgtttttcaaagCATTGCTAGAATAACAAGTTTATGTAGTacaacctcctgctcaaaccaAGGCTAACTTCCAAGTTTGATCAAGTTGCACAAggccttgtccagttgagttttaaaaatctctaaggacggagactccacaagctctccCTGCAACCCCTCTAGTGATTAACTACTCTCTAGCTggataaaggggggggggggaactggaGTGAATTTCCCTTGCAATTTGTGACTGCTGCCCCTTGTCCTTCCACTGTAATACaaattctgtctctctcttctctcaTCCACCTTCTCCTCTTTAGGTAGTTGAAGATAACAACTAGATGAAGCTTAAAGCAGCTCCAAATGAAACTCTGTCTTTATTTGATATAAGTAATACTTTCATATAAGATTGAATTTATCTGGGACAGTCAACGAAAGTAACTGCTTTCAGTATAGTGCAAGGTAAGGTAAagaatttctttgaaatacagCTGTTAGCTAAAACCTACCTCCTTAACTATGTTGTGGGCCTCATCAGCATTGAAGATcatctgtaataaaaattaattattattatttgatagAAAAGTAAACAAATGATGCAGTTTAAGTAACACATAATGATCAAGCCCTGTGTCTGGTTATTTGCATTGTGTAGTCTGTTAGTATAACgctaaaatcttccttttttccccagcaccaTACATACGTTACTTAGTGTGGTTTTGCTAGTCACATTTGAGTGGGTCCAAAAACCTCGGTCCTCAGTGAGCTTGGAAGCAGGTTCAATTTACACTTCCTGTAAAGTTTAAATTCCACCACTGTCTGTGCTTGTCATGGGAATATTCTCCAAGACAAAAAGTTAAATGGCAAATCTTTTCCTCTGGGTCTCAATCTGGGTTTTTACTGGAGTCATGGCTTTACTAAGCCATGGGTTACATCTTGCTGCCAAATGGTAACACAAGGTTTTGCAACGCTGGTATCAAAAAGACTGGTTTCCACAGTCATTAGCTTACCCAAGTAACTTTCTCAAGTGCAGAAAAATCTTGCAAGCTTCGATGCCTCCTATTTTCTGCTCATTCCTACTCATCAGCGTTTAGCTCGGCTTCCAAAGGAAACACGGCATGCGCCGTTGTGCCATCTGGCTCTTCACAGCGACGAATTTCAAACACTTGGGCACGGACAGAAACCTCAAGGGCAATAATGTCtctaccagcttttttttttttttaaggaaaactggTGGCTGGAGACCCGCAGGAAGGCCCCTGGGCAGGGAAAGGCTCCTCAGTTCTGGCAGGCAGGGATCAGCCTGCAGCGCAGACCGGGCCCAGCACTtgttggtggttggttttttgtttgtttttttttttccttccaggggTGAGACAAGAAAAATGGCCGCAAACCGACAGCACCGCGGCGGGCGGCAGCACCCCCCAACCCCGCTTCCACTTCCCCTCGCAGGAACTTCCAGCTCCCAGCGCTGGAACAGGCTAACCGAAGACCGCGGGCAGCCCCGACCCGGGCCCCCAGGTACTGCACGGACCCCGGGGGGTGCCCGAAAGGACGGGGAACCGCAGGTCCCCGCTCACAACCCGCCCGTACAACCACCGCCTTCCACCGGCCCCGGCCCACGGCAGCGCTGCCCGCCGGGCTCTCTCGGCCGGCTCCCTCCGGCGCGGCGGAGGCAGCCCGGGGGCCGGCTGCCGGAGGGCCCCGCACCCTGCCCGGGGCACGGCCCCTACCTCGTCGTTATGGGGGTGAAACTCCTCCATGGccccggcgcgggcggcggctGTTCCGGCGGCGGCTGCGGGTCCTGCGCGGCTCCGCctccgccgggccgggctgggccgggccgggccgggccgggcggggcctcCTGCGGcagcggggggcggccgggccgccctgcaggcgcccgctgacgggaggaggggagggggggccggaTCTCCCCGGGCCGAGCCGAAAAGGCAAGgagggccggccggccgggcgggcGATAACCACCCGCGGGCACCCGGGCTGGGGCCGCCCGTGGGGGCCCCCGGCGCGGCCGGTGCAGTGGTGGCGGGCGATGCCGCCTCCCGCCGGCGTCTGACCGGCCTTCGGCAGTGCCGCGGC includes:
- the DYNLT3 gene encoding dynein light chain Tctex-type 3 — encoded protein: MEEFHPHNDEMIFNADEAHNIVKECIESVLGKADYNHNKVNQWTAAIVEQSLTHLVKLGKTYKYIVTCAVMQKSGAGLHTASSCFWDTTTDGTCTVRWENRTMNCIVNVFAVAIIL